ctccaaaattcccgaaatccctaaagtccccacaatctcaaaaatttccaaaatccccaaaatctcaaaaattgccAAAACCCCCAGAATCTtcgaaatcccccaaattcccaaattttctaagtttttcaaattcctaaactagcAACCTTGAACCCCAAATATCAGACTAATCATCAGTCTCATGTCTCCGCAAACAGAAATAAACCTCTGCACACAAAAGTGAAATGTTACACATCAAAGTCACGAGTACGTCAAAATGTCTCTGAATCTCTTCGTTTCACCCGAAATAGCAACACTAGGAAACGCATCTGTTTCACCAACAAGCTTCTGAAATCCAAAAAGTTCCTTGCCGGAAGACACACGTTCAATCAGTTCCTAATCCCTTCAGCACACTCCGCAGTTGAAGCATCTGCACTTTCTTTCTCTCGATGTTCTCAAACATTGTGCCTTCATTACCCCGGCGAGTATTACCGCATCGTTTGTTCGGGTCTTAACCCGCTCTTTACACAATCGCCTTATCTTGCAAGATGATCGAGTTTTATCAAAAAGTCGGAGAAAACGATCCGTCGAATTTTTCGAAGTTATCTTCCGCCATGACACTTTTCCGCGATCAATCAATCGCGTGATCGTAGCAGAATTTTCTCGTCGCGCTATCGCGTCGTTTTTTTCCGCGCCGCGGCATAAATCACACACAGTTCGTTTTCTCGTCGCTAAGAGGTGTACGACAGATTTACGGGATGTGTAAATTACTACAACCGGGATGTTTGCCGAAGCGATTCTCTATCGAATCGTCCCGTCAGTCGCGCTTTGTGGGAGAATCATTTTTCGCGAGGTTTATTTACAGCCACAGGCTATATAAGTCCTCCGGAAACCAGCTCCGGAGTTCCCAAGATGACGACGATGATCGCTGACCCGACCTGCCGTTTCGACTCGCCGCTGCGCTCCGTCGACGAGAAACCGAGCGTGCTGCTCGACTCCGACATCAATAAGATCGTCGAGCGTAAACTCCGTTCGCCTAACTTCCGCGTGTTGCAGTGGAGTTTGGACGACCTCGGCGAGACGAACGGCTTTCTGGGCCAGTATTACACCCTGTCGGTGACCGTGAAGACCGACGATAAATCCAAACGACTCCGCTTCTTCGCGAAAACACCGCCACCCGCCGAGAGCCCCCAGTACGACTTCCTGGTGAACTCCAACACGTTCGACAAGGAGATCGCCGTGTACAGCGACATCGTGCCCCGCATTGGGATGGGAACGGGACCCAAGTGGGCGCCCGACTACTTCCTGGGCAAGAGCAACACCATCCTCGTGCTGGAGGACGCTAAGCAAGAGGGCTACGTGACCCCCGACAAGTTCCTCCTCTTCGACCTCGACCACTGCGTCTACACGGTGGCGACGCTGTCGAGGTTCCACTCCAGGTTCCTCATACAGGACGAGAAGCTTCGCAGCAAGGGGCAGTCGATCATGGACCTCTACGGCAACTGGCTCGAGGAGGTGGCCTTCGTCGAGGAGGAGCTGCCAGCTCGCAAGTACCTCGCCTCGTGTGTCAAAGGAGCCTGCACCATGGTGGACTTCGCGGAGAGGTTCACGGACCAGGAGAGGACTCTGATGAAGAACTGGATCTCCAGTAGCATCCCCAGTCTACCTAGGTTGCTGCAACCCTCCACCAAGTTCAGGAACGTCGTCTGCCACCGGGACATCTGggcgaataatatcatgttCAAACGAGACGCAAACGGCAAGCCGGTCGGGTGCTACCTGGTGGACTTCCAGTTCTTGAGGTACAGTCCGCCCGCGTTGGACTTCACGGTGTTTCTTTATTTGAACACCGATAGGAAGGCTAGAAGAGAGTGCTGGGACCAGCTGGTGAACGTTTATTGCGACACCATGAAACGGGAGCTGGCGTCCGAGGGACTCGATGTGGAGCGGTGTTTGTCGAGAGAGGAGTTCATCGAGTGCTGCAAGGAGCTGAAGGACGTGTCGCTGACGTATTCGATAGCGAACGTTCAGGTGATGCTGCTGACGAAACAAGCTGTCGAGAAGTATTTCGTTAACTCGACGGATCTTCTGGAGCACGTGGTTTATGGAGAACAACGATCGG
The nucleotide sequence above comes from Megachile rotundata isolate GNS110a chromosome 13, iyMegRotu1, whole genome shotgun sequence. Encoded proteins:
- the LOC100880123 gene encoding uncharacterized protein LOC100880123, producing MTTMIADPTCRFDSPLRSVDEKPSVLLDSDINKIVERKLRSPNFRVLQWSLDDLGETNGFLGQYYTLSVTVKTDDKSKRLRFFAKTPPPAESPQYDFLVNSNTFDKEIAVYSDIVPRIGMGTGPKWAPDYFLGKSNTILVLEDAKQEGYVTPDKFLLFDLDHCVYTVATLSRFHSRFLIQDEKLRSKGQSIMDLYGNWLEEVAFVEEELPARKYLASCVKGACTMVDFAERFTDQERTLMKNWISSSIPSLPRLLQPSTKFRNVVCHRDIWANNIMFKRDANGKPVGCYLVDFQFLRYSPPALDFTVFLYLNTDRKARRECWDQLVNVYCDTMKRELASEGLDVERCLSREEFIECCKELKDVSLTYSIANVQVMLLTKQAVEKYFVNSTDLLEHVVYGEQRSELVVNQCRSREAYRYRIVDILEEIKEHLTNKPTGC